The Candidatus Zixiibacteriota bacterium genome has a segment encoding these proteins:
- a CDS encoding CDP-alcohol phosphatidyltransferase family protein gives MIDWEKAEKLPPEHRYLNISSLWIFYYRSVVKILYKLRVPHEVVTIFSIACGVVAAILFYDSRYILAAIALHFKDIFDACDGSLARLTGRGHLIGRYLDSVGDFFSLALVIIAIVFSASRSGSDAYMLWGVATILSVFIQCSFFNYYQLAYLEIHGVDRLLSRRNETTRDDLNGTARSVAGKLLVSFLRFCYLIIYSWQDRLVAAIDKSMLKGSGASERNWYGDRLLMVPQSALCFGTHIFVIIVFSIVNKPEYSLIFISTVMNIFLVSLLLIRRYRFRLKGSRIRI, from the coding sequence ATGATCGATTGGGAGAAAGCAGAGAAGCTTCCGCCCGAACACAGATACCTGAACATCTCGAGTCTCTGGATATTCTACTACAGGTCAGTCGTCAAGATCCTCTACAAACTGCGGGTTCCACATGAAGTTGTGACAATCTTCTCGATAGCATGCGGTGTCGTTGCGGCGATTCTGTTTTACGATTCAAGATACATTCTCGCGGCAATCGCGTTGCATTTCAAAGACATCTTCGATGCGTGCGACGGCTCTCTCGCCCGATTGACCGGACGCGGACATTTGATCGGGCGGTACCTTGACTCAGTTGGAGATTTTTTCTCACTCGCTCTCGTGATAATAGCAATTGTGTTCTCAGCGAGTCGGTCCGGATCTGATGCATACATGCTTTGGGGAGTCGCCACGATATTGTCGGTGTTTATCCAGTGTTCATTTTTCAACTACTATCAGCTTGCTTATCTGGAGATCCACGGAGTCGACAGGCTGCTGTCTCGAAGAAACGAGACCACACGCGACGATTTGAATGGTACGGCACGGAGTGTGGCGGGAAAACTACTGGTGTCATTCCTGCGCTTCTGCTATCTCATCATCTATAGCTGGCAGGATCGCCTGGTAGCTGCAATCGACAAGTCGATGCTGAAGGGCTCCGGAGCATCAGAACGCAATTGGTATGGAGACAGGCTACTCATGGTTCCTCAATCGGCGTTATGCTTTGGCACGCATATATTTGTGATTATCGTCTTTTCAATTGTGAACAAACCTGAGTATTCGCTCATCTTCATTTCGACGGTTATGAACATTTTCCTCGTTTCCCTGTTGCTAATTCGCAGATATAGGTTTAGACTGAAGGGTTCGCGAATTCGAATCTGA
- a CDS encoding SDR family oxidoreductase has product MIAGKLAGKTALITGAGRGIGKATAVLFADQGASVVIISRTKSELEATAVLCAERGNNELAMMVDVSKVSEVDLLFENIAEQFPRVDILINNAALFDSGLMAEYPIDRLETMLRTNLLAPCYLAQKMIASVDPAIGGTIVNVSSYSGCVGVEKFPGFGAYNITKYALWGLTEILALENKHHNIRVNQVSLSGVDTKMFREAVPPGTEAELSADEVAEKILYLASEDSAPLTGQNILLPGPGQM; this is encoded by the coding sequence ATGATTGCAGGTAAATTAGCCGGAAAAACGGCTCTAATCACAGGAGCCGGGAGAGGCATCGGGAAGGCGACCGCGGTACTCTTCGCCGATCAAGGAGCGAGTGTAGTCATTATATCCCGCACCAAGAGTGAACTCGAAGCGACAGCGGTTCTCTGTGCTGAGAGGGGTAATAACGAGCTCGCAATGATGGTGGATGTATCAAAAGTGAGTGAGGTCGATCTACTATTCGAGAATATCGCAGAGCAGTTTCCACGAGTTGACATCCTGATAAACAATGCGGCACTATTCGACTCCGGCCTTATGGCAGAGTATCCAATAGACAGGCTGGAGACCATGCTGCGGACGAATCTTCTGGCACCGTGTTACCTCGCACAGAAGATGATCGCTTCGGTTGACCCGGCGATTGGTGGCACCATTGTCAACGTCTCATCATATTCCGGATGTGTCGGTGTCGAGAAATTCCCGGGATTTGGAGCGTACAACATCACGAAATATGCTCTCTGGGGATTGACCGAAATTCTCGCTCTCGAGAACAAACATCATAATATTCGCGTAAATCAGGTTTCGCTGTCCGGAGTCGACACAAAGATGTTCCGCGAGGCAGTCCCACCGGGTACCGAGGCCGAACTCTCAGCGGATGAAGTTGCAGAAAAGATTCTCTATCTTGCATCTGAGGACTCTGCTCCACTGACCGGACAGAACATCCTGCTACCGGGACCTGGGCAGATGTAA
- a CDS encoding cytochrome ubiquinol oxidase subunit I: MDLEFLSRLQFGITIAFHYIFPPLSIGLGVILVIMEGIALKTGKPLYEQMTRFWVKIFGLIFALGVATGIVMEFQFGMNWASYSRYVGDVFGSALAAEGIFAFFLESGFLAILLFGWDKVKPRTHFISTLLVALGAHMSAIWIVVANSWQQTPAGHHIVNSGDSMRAEIVDFWQVVFNPSFLDRVSHVYMGAWQAGAFFVLSVSAFYLLKKKHTEFAKASIKIAVVVALFASVMQLVTGHSSAITVSETQPAKLAAFEGHYPASAPAGAYLFGWVDDDNETVSGIAIPGLLSFLVNGDADEPVTGLKAFPPEDRPPVNLVFQSYHVMVSIGMLLILIALLGAIWLWSGSLFRRKWLLWVFVFSVFLPQLANQLGWFTAEVGRQPWIVYGLLRTSEGLSKSVGSGQVTLSLVMFSLIYMLLFALFFYLLNEKIQHGPETVDGNDGRHLA, translated from the coding sequence ATGGATCTTGAGTTCTTATCGAGACTGCAGTTTGGCATCACAATCGCATTCCACTACATATTCCCCCCGCTGAGTATCGGCCTCGGCGTGATCCTTGTCATCATGGAGGGGATTGCTCTCAAGACCGGCAAACCACTCTACGAGCAGATGACCCGCTTCTGGGTCAAAATATTTGGCCTGATATTCGCTCTCGGCGTTGCCACCGGAATCGTGATGGAGTTCCAATTCGGCATGAACTGGGCCTCCTATTCACGCTATGTCGGTGATGTATTCGGGAGCGCATTGGCTGCCGAGGGCATATTCGCGTTTTTCCTGGAATCCGGATTCCTCGCGATACTCCTTTTCGGCTGGGACAAGGTTAAGCCGAGGACACATTTCATTTCGACACTCCTGGTAGCATTGGGAGCGCACATGTCCGCGATCTGGATTGTTGTCGCGAATTCATGGCAGCAGACTCCGGCAGGTCACCACATTGTGAATTCCGGCGATTCAATGCGAGCGGAGATTGTCGACTTCTGGCAGGTAGTCTTCAATCCGTCATTTCTTGACAGGGTTAGCCACGTCTACATGGGTGCATGGCAGGCGGGGGCGTTCTTTGTCCTCAGTGTAAGTGCATTCTATCTATTGAAGAAGAAGCACACTGAATTTGCCAAGGCCTCGATCAAGATTGCGGTAGTCGTAGCGCTATTCGCATCGGTGATGCAACTTGTTACCGGGCATTCAAGCGCCATCACAGTCTCCGAAACTCAGCCCGCGAAACTGGCTGCATTCGAGGGGCACTATCCGGCAAGTGCACCAGCCGGGGCATATCTGTTCGGTTGGGTCGATGACGATAATGAGACTGTCAGCGGCATAGCAATTCCGGGGCTGCTGAGTTTTCTGGTAAATGGCGACGCCGATGAACCTGTTACCGGATTGAAAGCGTTTCCGCCGGAAGACAGGCCGCCGGTTAACCTTGTTTTCCAGAGTTATCACGTGATGGTCTCGATTGGGATGCTGCTGATACTTATCGCACTTCTCGGTGCGATCTGGCTCTGGAGCGGGAGCCTCTTCAGACGAAAGTGGCTGCTCTGGGTGTTCGTCTTCTCGGTGTTCCTTCCGCAGTTGGCTAATCAGCTTGGATGGTTCACAGCCGAAGTCGGGAGGCAGCCGTGGATTGTCTACGGTCTCCTGCGAACATCGGAGGGGCTCTCGAAGAGCGTCGGTTCCGGCCAGGTTACTCTGTCTCTCGTGATGTTTTCTTTGATCTATATGTTACTGTTCGCGCTATTCTTCTATCTTCTAAATGAGAAAATCCAGCACGGCCCAGAGACAGTTGATGGGAACGATGGGAGGCACCTGGCATGA
- the cydB gene encoding cytochrome d ubiquinol oxidase subunit II — MNFSLDLNTIWFMLVGVLFTGYAILDGFDLGVGALHLFTKTDTERRIMINSIGPVWDGNEVWLVTGGGALFAAFPEVYATSFSGFYVAMMLLLFGLIFRAVAIDFRSKQPMKWWRQFWDISFSVSSIMSGLLIGVALGNIAWGISLDVGHEYIGSFWDLLNPYAVLVGVTTVALFMMHGAIYAVMKTEGDLHAKIRGWVNRTIIVFIICYALTTIATLIYLPHMLAHMRNFPVWFILPILNALAIANIPREIHHGRDFRAFLSSCASMAALLALFGLGLFPNLILSSPDGANSLNIYNAASSAKTLKIMLIMALMGMPLVIAYTVSIYWIFRGKVKITETSY; from the coding sequence ATGAACTTCAGCCTCGATCTCAATACTATCTGGTTTATGCTGGTGGGTGTTCTTTTCACCGGCTATGCCATCCTTGATGGTTTCGATCTCGGCGTCGGCGCGCTGCATCTCTTCACCAAAACAGACACTGAGCGCCGCATTATGATAAATTCAATCGGCCCCGTGTGGGACGGCAACGAGGTCTGGCTGGTCACCGGTGGCGGTGCATTATTCGCGGCGTTCCCTGAAGTCTACGCAACATCGTTTTCAGGATTCTATGTTGCAATGATGCTGCTTCTGTTCGGATTGATCTTTCGCGCGGTAGCTATCGATTTCCGAAGCAAGCAGCCGATGAAATGGTGGCGGCAGTTCTGGGACATCAGTTTCAGCGTCAGCAGCATCATGTCTGGTCTGCTTATCGGTGTCGCACTCGGCAATATTGCCTGGGGGATTTCTCTCGATGTAGGACATGAGTACATCGGATCATTCTGGGACCTTCTGAATCCATACGCGGTTCTCGTCGGCGTCACTACCGTCGCGCTTTTCATGATGCATGGCGCAATCTATGCCGTGATGAAAACAGAGGGTGATCTGCATGCGAAGATTCGCGGATGGGTGAATCGCACGATCATAGTGTTCATTATATGCTATGCACTAACGACCATAGCTACTCTGATCTATCTTCCGCACATGCTGGCGCATATGAGGAATTTTCCCGTCTGGTTCATTCTGCCTATTCTGAATGCACTTGCGATAGCGAATATCCCTCGCGAAATACATCATGGCAGAGATTTTCGTGCGTTTCTGTCGTCGTGCGCTTCGATGGCTGCTCTGCTGGCATTGTTCGGTCTCGGTCTGTTTCCGAACCTGATTCTCTCTAGCCCGGATGGCGCCAATAGCCTGAACATTTACAATGCAGCATCCTCCGCCAAGACTCTCAAGATCATGCTGATAATGGCCCTGATGGGTATGCCGCTTGTTATTGCCTACACGGTCAGCATCTACTGGATCTTCCGGGGAAAAGTCAAAATCACCGAGACGAGTTATTAG
- a CDS encoding metalloregulator ArsR/SmtB family transcription factor, whose translation MSNNRNDDIERFARLFKALSNPNRLNIFSQLASCCDSEQHSCTEDEVSACVGELGADLQISPSTVSHHIKELHMAGLIRMERSGQSIRCWVDKDTLKDLRRFLCGSSREALMIPD comes from the coding sequence ATGTCGAATAATCGAAATGATGATATTGAGCGTTTCGCAAGGCTTTTCAAGGCTCTTTCCAATCCAAACCGTCTCAATATATTCTCTCAACTGGCATCCTGCTGTGACTCAGAGCAACATTCCTGCACTGAAGACGAGGTGAGCGCTTGTGTTGGTGAACTTGGCGCTGACCTGCAAATCTCGCCATCTACCGTTTCCCATCACATTAAGGAGCTGCACATGGCTGGCTTGATCAGAATGGAGAGAAGCGGTCAGTCGATCCGCTGCTGGGTGGACAAAGATACGCTAAAGGATCTGCGGCGATTTCTGTGTGGATCGTCTCGCGAAGCTCTCATGATACCAGATTGA
- a CDS encoding acetyl-CoA synthase subunit gamma, which yields MDDSKRSESVPGTACCQPDSNLADLTAGIDTFVPSLDHAWIVGRVQTAIGEVPVVSTSLQSSDRIGSWKARWGIGRMSYVVAPGLYAIGKPTEKSHVFVSANYKMSFDRVRSELKNIDAWIMVIDTKGINVWCAAGKGTFGTDEIVRRIAAVRLSEVVLHRRLILPQLGAPGVRAHEVKNKSGFHVIYGPVRASDIPAYLEAGFKATPEMRRIRFPLRGRIVLAPIELRQTEKYLLIVAACMLLLSGLGPGIYSLDRVVSFGLVSVVLCVLTAVAGAILPPLLLPYLPGKSFSVKGVWIGIAMSALLGWIYLGNPDLLRSWFSAAGWFCVMTAVTSFMAMNFTGSSTYTSLSGVLREMRIAVPSQIIVAVAGVGLWTAGLFV from the coding sequence ATGGATGATTCAAAGCGAAGCGAATCCGTTCCAGGCACAGCCTGCTGCCAGCCAGATTCAAACCTGGCTGATCTGACAGCAGGCATCGATACTTTTGTACCGTCTCTGGATCATGCATGGATTGTAGGGAGAGTACAGACTGCAATTGGCGAAGTCCCGGTCGTCAGCACTAGTCTGCAGTCATCGGATCGAATCGGATCATGGAAAGCGCGCTGGGGGATCGGCCGGATGAGCTATGTTGTTGCTCCAGGTCTGTACGCTATCGGAAAGCCGACTGAGAAGTCACACGTATTTGTTTCTGCGAACTACAAAATGAGTTTTGATCGAGTCAGGTCCGAGCTTAAGAATATCGATGCGTGGATCATGGTGATCGACACCAAGGGAATCAATGTCTGGTGCGCTGCTGGCAAAGGTACTTTCGGGACGGATGAAATCGTAAGGCGAATTGCGGCGGTGCGACTTAGCGAGGTTGTGTTGCACCGTCGACTGATCCTCCCGCAGCTTGGCGCACCCGGAGTGCGTGCGCACGAAGTGAAGAACAAGAGCGGATTTCACGTAATATATGGTCCGGTGCGCGCATCGGATATCCCGGCATATCTTGAAGCCGGTTTTAAGGCCACGCCGGAAATGAGGCGAATCAGATTTCCTCTTCGCGGCCGCATTGTGCTCGCACCGATCGAGCTGCGACAGACTGAGAAGTATCTCCTTATTGTGGCCGCATGCATGTTGCTACTTTCCGGACTCGGTCCCGGTATATACTCTCTTGACCGCGTTGTGTCGTTTGGATTGGTGAGTGTCGTGCTTTGTGTTCTGACCGCGGTCGCGGGGGCGATACTGCCGCCGTTGCTTCTGCCGTATCTCCCCGGAAAATCATTCTCTGTTAAAGGTGTCTGGATCGGTATTGCGATGTCGGCCTTGCTCGGATGGATCTATCTTGGTAATCCCGATCTGCTGCGGAGCTGGTTCAGCGCCGCCGGATGGTTCTGCGTGATGACGGCGGTCACGAGTTTTATGGCGATGAATTTTACGGGTAGTTCAACTTATACGTCCCTGTCGGGAGTTCTCAGGGAAATGCGGATTGCTGTACCTAGTCAGATCATTGTCGCAGTTGCGGGTGTAGGGCTCTGGACTGCAGGCTTGTTCGTGTAA
- a CDS encoding 4Fe-4S binding protein, with translation MFGLQYLPDVTTLELDVDKCTGCGMCVFVCPHAVIAVEKKKARLMDRNACMECGACAGNCPEEALTVRAGVGCAYGIIIGKLRGTESTCDCGGDTSCC, from the coding sequence TTGTTCGGATTACAATACTTACCCGATGTCACTACACTCGAACTCGATGTCGACAAATGCACCGGTTGCGGTATGTGCGTTTTCGTCTGCCCTCACGCCGTGATCGCCGTCGAGAAGAAAAAGGCGCGTCTTATGGATCGCAACGCATGCATGGAATGCGGTGCGTGCGCTGGCAACTGCCCTGAAGAGGCACTGACAGTCCGGGCGGGCGTTGGATGCGCATACGGGATCATCATCGGAAAACTGCGAGGGACCGAATCGACCTGCGACTGCGGAGGAGACACTTCCTGCTGCTGA
- a CDS encoding zf-TFIIB domain-containing protein: MNCVACKEPMIVLELDEIEIDHCLDCGGIWLDSGELDLLIDDPSKVNNLLDQAVSEAEVMRSDRKCPICGKRMEAALFGTDTKIEIDRCTQNHGLWFDKGELREVLEMFSGDKSGKVVKLLEDMFRSE; this comes from the coding sequence ATGAACTGTGTAGCGTGCAAAGAACCGATGATCGTGCTTGAACTCGACGAGATCGAGATTGACCATTGCCTTGATTGCGGCGGCATCTGGCTCGATTCCGGTGAACTCGATCTTCTGATCGATGATCCTTCCAAAGTGAATAATCTGCTCGATCAAGCTGTATCTGAGGCGGAGGTGATGCGCAGTGATCGTAAGTGTCCTATCTGCGGCAAACGCATGGAAGCCGCCCTGTTCGGCACCGACACAAAAATCGAAATCGACCGTTGCACGCAGAATCATGGGCTCTGGTTCGATAAAGGAGAGCTCAGAGAAGTATTAGAAATGTTCAGTGGCGATAAGAGCGGTAAGGTTGTGAAGCTGCTTGAAGACATGTTCAGAAGTGAGTGA
- a CDS encoding LemA family protein: MVGFIVLVAIVAIVVMFVVGIYNSLVRLRNQVKNAWSQIDVQLKRRHDLIPNLVETAKGYMKHERGTLEGITNARSRAMSAESVGDKARAEGELSGAMSKFFLVVENYPDLKANQNFLAVQEELTSTENKIAFSRQAYNDQVLFFNNKIQMFPSNMIAGMFNFKVAEFFELEDKGERDVPKVDFS; the protein is encoded by the coding sequence ATGGTTGGATTTATCGTACTTGTTGCGATTGTAGCCATTGTCGTCATGTTCGTGGTCGGCATCTACAATTCGCTCGTGAGATTGCGCAATCAGGTCAAGAATGCGTGGTCGCAGATTGATGTGCAGTTGAAAAGACGGCACGATCTCATCCCGAATCTCGTCGAAACCGCCAAAGGCTATATGAAGCATGAACGGGGCACACTCGAGGGCATCACCAATGCCCGCAGCCGGGCGATGTCTGCCGAATCTGTCGGGGACAAAGCGAGAGCCGAGGGCGAACTTTCCGGCGCGATGAGCAAGTTCTTTCTTGTCGTCGAAAACTATCCCGACCTGAAGGCGAATCAGAATTTCCTGGCTGTGCAGGAAGAGCTGACATCGACCGAGAACAAGATCGCGTTTTCGCGACAGGCGTACAACGATCAGGTCCTGTTTTTCAACAACAAGATCCAGATGTTCCCCTCGAACATGATCGCCGGTATGTTCAACTTCAAGGTGGCTGAGTTCTTCGAGCTTGAAGACAAGGGCGAACGGGATGTTCCGAAAGTTGATTTCTCATAG
- a CDS encoding M48 family metallopeptidase — MWELIRQNQRKSLVLFIMMGLCLILLGYLVGAAFLPPDGGYIGIFLAFVIWGILSLVSYFNGDSIALSVSGAREVTRDVHPQLFNVVEEMKIAASLPAMPKIYIIDSPAPNAFATGRNPEKCAVAVTAGLLSRLTRDELQGVIAHEMSHIRNRDILFMTFAGIMLGSIVLISQIFLRGAMFGGGRSSRYRSKDSGGGQAQLIMLVVAIVVAILAPILAQLLYFAISRKREYLADASGARLTRYPEGLASALEKISQSTEDMPQVNKATAPMYIANPLKAKGKKLSDLTSTHPPISERIRILRTMSHGASLINYQEAYNRIKGREMAVIPPSGLKDTEAVPIRDGLREAVSTGRKQQRDVGDLMRAVNKYLFVSCVCGLRIKIPPDFKKKTFPCPRCSRDIQVPVAELAAVGAIADSLGKQGKASQQDMFAPEMTYHRTTTGWESFKCSCGHPIQISPAFNTSEITCSNCNRKIKIES; from the coding sequence ATGTGGGAACTGATTCGACAAAACCAGCGCAAGTCGCTTGTCCTCTTTATCATGATGGGGCTCTGTCTCATCCTGCTTGGGTATCTGGTAGGTGCGGCATTTCTTCCTCCCGACGGCGGCTATATCGGAATATTCCTGGCTTTTGTAATCTGGGGCATCCTTTCGCTGGTCAGCTATTTCAATGGTGATTCGATTGCACTTTCCGTGAGCGGCGCGCGTGAGGTGACTCGCGACGTTCATCCGCAGTTATTCAATGTCGTCGAAGAGATGAAAATCGCCGCATCGCTGCCTGCAATGCCGAAAATCTATATCATCGATTCACCCGCACCGAACGCATTCGCGACCGGTCGCAATCCGGAGAAATGCGCGGTGGCGGTCACGGCAGGGCTTCTTTCGAGACTCACCCGCGACGAACTACAGGGTGTGATAGCGCACGAGATGTCGCATATTCGCAATCGGGATATTTTGTTCATGACGTTCGCGGGGATTATGCTCGGAAGTATCGTGTTGATTTCGCAGATATTCTTGCGCGGGGCGATGTTTGGCGGAGGACGGTCGAGCCGGTATCGTTCGAAAGATTCAGGTGGTGGGCAGGCGCAGCTAATCATGCTTGTTGTCGCAATCGTCGTGGCGATTCTCGCGCCGATTCTCGCGCAGCTTCTATATTTTGCGATCTCACGCAAACGTGAATATCTCGCCGATGCATCCGGTGCACGGCTGACGCGCTATCCCGAAGGGCTGGCGTCGGCGTTGGAGAAGATTTCGCAATCGACCGAAGACATGCCACAGGTTAATAAGGCGACTGCGCCGATGTATATTGCCAATCCGCTCAAAGCGAAAGGGAAGAAGCTTTCCGATCTCACGAGCACGCATCCTCCTATCAGCGAGCGGATCAGGATTCTTCGCACGATGTCGCACGGCGCGAGTCTGATCAATTATCAGGAAGCGTACAATAGGATCAAGGGGCGCGAGATGGCGGTCATTCCGCCGTCGGGACTGAAAGACACTGAGGCGGTGCCGATTCGTGACGGCTTGCGTGAGGCGGTTTCGACCGGAAGGAAGCAGCAGCGCGATGTCGGCGATTTGATGCGCGCGGTCAATAAGTATCTCTTTGTGTCATGCGTCTGCGGATTGCGGATCAAGATTCCGCCCGATTTCAAGAAGAAGACGTTTCCGTGTCCGCGATGCAGCCGCGACATTCAGGTTCCCGTTGCGGAACTTGCGGCTGTCGGTGCGATAGCGGACAGCCTCGGCAAACAGGGGAAAGCCTCACAGCAGGATATGTTCGCACCGGAGATGACATACCATCGCACGACGACCGGCTGGGAATCGTTCAAATGTTCGTGCGGCCATCCGATCCAGATATCACCCGCCTTCAACACATCAGAGATCACCTGCAGCAACTGCAACCGGAAAATCAAGATCGAATCATAG
- a CDS encoding RNA-binding transcriptional accessory protein has translation MNSVHTAKIATELSLASNQIEATLSLLDDAATVPFIARYRKEATGSLDEVAITNIRDRIAQLRELDKRREAILKSLEERDLLTDELKQELEAAESIAVLEDIYLPYRPKRRTRATIARERGLEPLAELIFEQDDIDPELEADSFIDPEKEVETIEDALSGARDVISEWINEDSDARAKMRRLFTEQGVIQSKVISGKETEGAKYSDYFDWEEPITGAASHRILALRRGENESILSLHIAPPEEDALAILDEMFVTGDNAASEQVRLAVQDGYKRLLSPAMETEIRADSKLWADEEAIKVFADNLRELLMASPLGRKNVLAIDPGFRTGCKVVCLDKQGKFNYNTTIFPTGSEKQKSDAANEIEALCGKYKIQVIAIGNGTAGRETEAFVRAIGLPDHIQIEMVNESGASVYSASEVAREEFPDQDITVRGAVSIGRRLIDPLAELVKIDPKSIGVGQYQHDVDQSALKQGLDDTVMSCVNAVGVEVNTASKQLLTYVSGLGPSLAKNIVAYRDEKGAFRSRHTLTKVTRLGPKAFEQAAGFLRIADSDNPLDRSAVHPESYHVVEKMASDLGCTVEDLMTDDSLRSKIDLKQYITDKVGMPTLRDIMDELAKPGRDPRSEYESFSFDESVQKIDDLEVGMVLPGIVTNVTNFGAFVDIGVHQDGLVHISELADRFVSHPSDVVKVHQKVTVTVLEIDLPRNRIALSMREKPTIN, from the coding sequence ATGAACAGCGTACATACAGCAAAAATAGCCACCGAACTGAGCCTTGCCTCTAATCAGATCGAAGCGACACTTTCGCTTCTCGACGACGCCGCCACCGTTCCGTTTATCGCACGGTATCGCAAAGAGGCAACCGGCAGTCTTGACGAAGTCGCGATAACGAACATTCGCGATAGAATCGCACAGCTCCGTGAATTGGACAAACGGCGTGAGGCGATTCTGAAATCGCTCGAAGAGCGCGACTTGCTCACCGACGAGCTGAAGCAGGAACTTGAAGCCGCCGAATCGATTGCGGTGCTCGAAGATATCTATTTGCCGTACCGTCCGAAACGCCGCACACGTGCCACAATCGCGCGCGAACGTGGGCTCGAACCGCTCGCCGAACTGATCTTCGAACAGGATGATATCGATCCCGAACTCGAAGCAGACTCGTTCATCGATCCTGAGAAAGAAGTCGAGACTATCGAGGATGCACTATCCGGTGCGCGAGATGTCATTTCCGAATGGATCAACGAGGATAGCGACGCCCGCGCGAAAATGCGCAGACTGTTTACCGAGCAGGGCGTGATTCAATCCAAGGTGATTTCCGGTAAGGAGACCGAAGGCGCAAAGTACTCTGACTATTTCGATTGGGAAGAACCGATAACCGGCGCAGCGTCGCACAGGATTCTCGCACTGCGACGCGGTGAAAACGAATCGATCCTGAGCCTGCACATTGCACCGCCCGAGGAGGATGCGCTTGCGATTCTCGATGAGATGTTTGTCACCGGCGACAATGCCGCATCGGAGCAGGTCCGGCTCGCAGTGCAGGATGGCTACAAGCGCCTCCTCTCACCCGCGATGGAGACAGAGATTCGAGCTGACTCCAAGCTCTGGGCGGATGAAGAGGCGATCAAGGTCTTCGCTGACAACCTGCGCGAACTCCTGATGGCGTCTCCGCTCGGCAGGAAGAATGTCCTCGCGATCGATCCCGGATTCCGCACCGGATGCAAAGTCGTCTGCCTCGACAAGCAGGGCAAGTTCAATTACAACACAACGATATTCCCGACCGGTAGCGAGAAGCAGAAGAGCGATGCTGCAAACGAGATCGAAGCGCTCTGCGGGAAGTACAAGATCCAGGTGATCGCAATCGGAAACGGCACAGCCGGACGCGAGACTGAGGCATTTGTGCGCGCAATCGGCCTGCCGGATCATATTCAGATCGAGATGGTCAACGAATCGGGCGCGTCGGTATATTCGGCTTCCGAAGTTGCGCGCGAGGAATTCCCCGATCAGGATATCACCGTGCGCGGTGCGGTGTCGATTGGTCGCCGTCTGATAGACCCGCTCGCAGAACTGGTGAAGATCGATCCGAAGTCGATCGGTGTCGGGCAGTATCAGCACGATGTCGATCAGTCCGCGCTCAAGCAGGGTCTCGATGACACCGTGATGAGCTGTGTTAACGCGGTCGGCGTCGAGGTCAACACCGCAAGCAAGCAGTTGCTGACGTATGTTTCCGGTCTCGGACCGAGCCTTGCGAAGAACATTGTCGCATACCGCGATGAGAAGGGCGCGTTTAGATCACGTCATACGCTCACGAAAGTTACACGGCTCGGACCGAAGGCGTTCGAGCAGGCGGCGGGATTCCTGCGGATCGCCGATTCCGACAATCCGCTCGACCGTAGCGCGGTGCATCCGGAGAGCTATCATGTTGTCGAGAAGATGGCGAGCGATCTCGGCTGCACGGTCGAGGATTTGATGACCGACGATAGCCTTCGCAGCAAGATCGATCTGAAACAATATATCACCGACAAAGTCGGAATGCCGACTCTGCGCGACATCATGGATGAACTTGCGAAACCGGGACGCGACCCGCGTAGCGAGTACGAGTCATTCAGCTTCGACGAATCGGTGCAGAAAATCGATGATCTCGAGGTTGGCATGGTGCTTCCGGGGATTGTCACCAACGTCACGAATTTCGGCGCGTTTGTCGACATCGGCGTGCATCAGGACGGCCTCGTGCACATCAGCGAACTCGCGGATCGGTTTGTGAGCCACCCTTCGGATGTTGTCAAAGTGCATCAGAAAGTCACGGTCACCGTCCTCGAAATCGACCTCCCTCGCAACCGGATTGCGCTGTCGATGAGGGAGAAACCGACGATCAATTAA